From Spirochaetaceae bacterium, a single genomic window includes:
- a CDS encoding ribbon-helix-helix domain-containing protein, translating to MATRPVQVSIDEELLRRLDADPDARQRGRSAFVRTALRFYLEAKQRRELEAQLGRAYRGRADDLLGEVADMLTDQPWPAN from the coding sequence ATGGCAACAAGACCCGTCCAAGTCTCGATCGACGAGGAGTTGCTGCGCCGCCTGGACGCCGATCCGGACGCTCGGCAGCGGGGCCGGTCGGCTTTCGTGCGCACGGCGCTACGCTTCTACCTGGAGGCGAAACAGCGGCGGGAGTTGGAAGCTCAGCTCGGGCGAGCGTACCGGGGCCGCGCGGACGACCTGCTCGGCGAGGTGGCGGATATGCTCACCGATCAGCCATGGCCCGCGAACTGA
- a CDS encoding type II toxin-antitoxin system PemK/MazF family toxin — MARELNRGEIWLLDLPRPDKRRPVLILTRRSLIGLLHTVTVVAITSTLRGAPTEVELGTAEGLKGSSCANLCNLFTVEQRRLRTFVGSVDADKMRQVCRALLVASGCD; from the coding sequence ATGGCCCGCGAACTGAACCGCGGGGAGATCTGGCTGCTCGACCTCCCGCGCCCGGACAAGCGCCGCCCGGTATTGATCCTGACGCGGCGCTCACTGATCGGCCTCCTGCACACCGTTACGGTGGTCGCCATCACCTCGACCCTCCGCGGCGCGCCCACCGAGGTAGAGTTGGGTACCGCCGAGGGGCTCAAGGGAAGTTCGTGCGCCAACCTGTGCAACCTGTTCACGGTGGAGCAGCGCCGGCTGCGAACCTTCGTGGGAAGCGTCGATGCGGACAAGATGCGCCAGGTATGCCGGGCGCTGCTCGTCGCCAGCGGGTGCGACTGA
- a CDS encoding SDR family oxidoreductase has protein sequence MSDDSLQGCFAVVTGGSQGLGEAVARLFAARGAAGIVLSGRDVARGEAVAADLEAGGCRAYYVPGDLADVANCRRLVATADERFGTLHVLVNAAAVTDRDSIWSASPDEFDRMMAVNARAPLLLMQDAVKLMQRERVEGSIVNISSVVARCGPPFLMSYAMSKCALDVLTKNVANAVMHSRIRVNAIHVGSMDTPAEDAIQRRYHGAGDGWLQAAEASRPFGRLLKPDEIARTVAFLASGESGMMTGSLVDFDQTVPGANNAPPPPVAEWPRITGVNFA, from the coding sequence ATGAGTGATGATTCCTTGCAGGGGTGCTTTGCGGTAGTGACCGGCGGCAGCCAGGGACTGGGCGAGGCTGTGGCGCGCCTGTTCGCGGCGCGCGGGGCCGCCGGCATCGTGCTGAGCGGGCGCGACGTGGCGCGCGGCGAGGCGGTAGCGGCGGACCTGGAAGCCGGTGGCTGCCGCGCGTACTACGTGCCCGGCGACCTTGCCGATGTCGCCAACTGCCGCCGCCTGGTTGCCACCGCCGACGAGCGGTTCGGCACCCTGCACGTGCTGGTGAACGCCGCCGCGGTCACCGATCGCGACAGCATCTGGAGCGCGAGCCCGGACGAGTTCGATCGCATGATGGCGGTCAACGCCCGTGCGCCGCTGCTGCTGATGCAGGATGCCGTCAAGCTGATGCAGCGCGAGCGGGTGGAGGGATCGATCGTCAACATCTCCAGCGTGGTGGCACGCTGCGGCCCGCCGTTCCTGATGAGCTACGCCATGTCCAAGTGCGCCCTCGACGTGCTCACCAAGAACGTCGCCAACGCGGTGATGCACAGTCGCATCCGGGTGAACGCCATCCACGTCGGCTCCATGGACACCCCGGCCGAGGACGCCATCCAGCGCCGCTACCACGGCGCCGGCGACGGCTGGCTGCAGGCAGCCGAGGCATCCAGGCCGTTCGGGCGCCTCCTCAAGCCGGACGAGATCGCCCGCACCGTCGCCTTTCTGGCCTCCGGCGAGTCCGGCATGATGACCGGCTCGCTGGTCGACTTCGATCAGACGGTGCCCGGAGCCAACAACGCCCCGCCGCCGCCGGTCGCGGAGTGGCCGCGGATCACCGGCGTCAACTTCGCCTGA
- a CDS encoding tetratricopeptide repeat protein produces the protein MSHVRDQSRSRGRAFPGRRRGTRIALLHGTRDTLRSRGRAFRGRRRGTGIALLHGTRDALAGFRWRVALLATLCGLGAALPAVAQAAATPTPAAAPAVLLAEAERHFADGNRLAGERRSAEAAEQFRAALLRYEAAAAALGGGNGYLLYNIGNTYFRLGDVGRAILYYREAQQLIPADPNLQQSLRHARSLRRDRIEPTAAGGVVRVLFFWHFTVPLRVRAGLLLGAWNLLWLLALLPALATVSARSRRLRERLHATRGWQRVRRPVLGTVVAVAAVVAVAMGGSVAADLVDSQEDVAVVVAPEVVARRGDGAAYEASFDGALHAGTELVVVERRNDWYQVVLADGRRAWLPEDAVAVVGEGAGARLW, from the coding sequence ATGAGCCACGTGCGTGACCAGTCCCGGAGCCGCGGCCGCGCCTTCCCGGGCCGGCGGCGTGGCACCAGAATTGCGCTGTTGCACGGCACCCGCGATACGCTTCGGAGCCGCGGCCGCGCCTTCCGGGGCCGGCGGCGTGGCACCGGAATTGCGCTGTTGCACGGCACCCGCGATGCGCTTGCCGGCTTCCGTTGGCGGGTAGCTCTGCTTGCCACGCTGTGCGGCTTGGGAGCCGCCTTGCCGGCGGTGGCGCAGGCGGCGGCAACACCGACCCCGGCCGCCGCGCCGGCTGTGCTGCTCGCCGAAGCGGAGCGTCACTTTGCCGATGGCAACCGGCTGGCAGGCGAGCGTCGCTCGGCGGAGGCGGCAGAGCAGTTTCGCGCCGCGCTGCTGCGCTACGAGGCAGCCGCCGCCGCGCTCGGGGGCGGCAACGGCTACCTGCTGTACAACATCGGCAACACCTACTTCCGGCTCGGAGACGTCGGCCGCGCCATCCTGTACTACCGAGAGGCGCAGCAACTGATCCCGGCCGACCCCAACCTGCAGCAGAGCCTGCGCCACGCCCGCTCCCTGCGCCGCGACCGGATCGAACCCACCGCCGCCGGCGGCGTGGTGCGCGTGCTGTTCTTCTGGCACTTCACGGTGCCGCTACGGGTCCGCGCGGGCCTGCTGCTGGGTGCGTGGAACCTGCTGTGGCTGCTCGCGTTGCTGCCCGCCCTGGCCACCGTCAGCGCGCGCTCTCGGCGATTGCGTGAACGGCTGCACGCGACGCGCGGCTGGCAGCGGGTGCGCCGCCCGGTGCTCGGGACGGTGGTGGCGGTGGCGGCGGTGGTTGCGGTAGCCATGGGTGGCTCGGTAGCGGCGGACCTGGTCGATTCGCAGGAAGACGTGGCGGTCGTCGTGGCGCCTGAGGTGGTGGCAAGGCGCGGCGACGGAGCTGCCTACGAAGCCAGCTTCGACGGCGCCCTGCATGCGGGTACCGAACTGGTGGTGGTGGAGCGGCGCAACGACTGGTACCAAGTCGTGCTGGCCGACGGTCGCCGCGCCTGGCTGCCGGAGGACGCGGTCGCCGTGGTAGGCGAGGGGGCCGGCGCCCGGCTATGGTAG
- a CDS encoding BatD family protein has product MSGSLALRVVRSVRRRLRGVAAGSGMVSSVLWPRLTRAALVFTLVVAAVGAGAQEISVRAGVDRQAVDVGDPFRYQIAVGGTDQVTPPDLGSLRDFTVRPLAAGPNNSESVTVINGNTTREVRRGYVMTYQLTANRAGTLTIPALPVIAGGAQRYTPEITVEVNEPGIVDGYRLHLALDKGQVWVGQPVVLTTTWMWDPRLGPERFHQLSVPLFDGSDTGVTYEHRRPATLEDDPVRLEVSGQEVIWQRGEAAVDGESYRTLSFTTTLIPQRSGELTIPKATLVFEGIAGFRNTRDVFGRAVRQAVSQRFVLPSNELALQAKPLPDAGRPGAFTGLVGEFTISAEAAPLEVKVGDPIDLTVTISGSGDLRRLPPLDFSRMDGFEAFRIGDAPVAAATFDRAAIRRTLRALSHHTTAIPPVRIVVFDAASGRYVELASEAIPLSVLPTRQVTMLDVEGDGAAAVPSAAVASREEGIAHNYSGARLLKEQRFDAAAFVTSPGGLAALLVAPLLLAGLSGWAAVRRRRRRSASPAAALSRLRRALEAGGDAAHADPSEQHLALRSYLADRFAAGSPVHGFADVAGLLRERGVSDHHVEQLRFLFAGLEAARYGGGVTADVTADLRAWAADVEEELRR; this is encoded by the coding sequence ATGAGTGGCAGTCTGGCCCTTCGCGTGGTGCGGTCCGTACGCCGCCGTTTGCGCGGCGTCGCGGCCGGAAGCGGGATGGTGAGCAGCGTTCTCTGGCCCCGGCTGACCCGCGCCGCGCTGGTGTTCACGCTGGTCGTGGCCGCGGTCGGCGCGGGCGCTCAGGAGATCTCCGTGCGGGCCGGCGTCGACCGGCAAGCGGTGGACGTAGGCGACCCGTTTCGCTACCAGATCGCCGTGGGCGGCACCGACCAGGTAACGCCGCCCGACCTCGGCTCGCTGCGTGACTTCACCGTCCGTCCGCTGGCGGCGGGCCCCAACAACAGCGAGAGCGTGACCGTAATCAACGGCAATACCACCCGCGAGGTGCGCCGTGGCTATGTAATGACCTATCAGCTCACCGCCAATCGTGCCGGTACGCTCACCATTCCGGCCCTGCCGGTGATTGCCGGCGGTGCACAGCGGTACACGCCGGAGATCACCGTGGAGGTGAACGAGCCCGGCATCGTGGACGGATACCGCCTGCACTTGGCGCTGGATAAAGGGCAGGTCTGGGTCGGCCAACCGGTGGTGCTCACCACCACCTGGATGTGGGATCCGCGCCTCGGGCCGGAGCGCTTCCACCAGTTGAGCGTTCCCCTGTTCGACGGCTCCGATACCGGCGTGACCTACGAACACCGGCGGCCGGCCACGCTGGAGGACGACCCGGTGCGCCTCGAAGTATCGGGACAGGAGGTCATTTGGCAGCGCGGAGAGGCCGCGGTTGACGGAGAGAGCTACCGGACGCTGAGCTTCACCACCACGTTGATTCCACAACGCTCCGGCGAGCTGACCATTCCCAAGGCGACACTGGTGTTCGAGGGCATTGCCGGTTTTCGCAATACGCGGGACGTCTTCGGGCGCGCCGTCCGGCAGGCGGTCTCGCAACGCTTCGTGCTGCCGTCCAACGAGTTGGCGCTGCAAGCGAAGCCACTGCCGGACGCGGGGCGGCCCGGCGCCTTTACCGGTCTGGTGGGCGAGTTCACCATCAGCGCAGAGGCGGCGCCTCTGGAAGTGAAGGTGGGGGATCCGATCGATCTCACGGTGACCATTTCCGGCAGCGGCGACCTGCGCCGCCTGCCGCCCCTCGATTTCAGCCGGATGGACGGCTTCGAAGCGTTTCGCATCGGCGATGCGCCGGTCGCCGCGGCCACCTTCGATCGCGCCGCCATTCGCCGCACCCTGCGCGCACTCAGTCACCACACCACCGCCATCCCGCCGGTGCGCATCGTGGTGTTCGATGCCGCGAGCGGACGGTACGTGGAACTGGCCAGCGAAGCGATACCGCTCAGTGTGCTGCCGACCCGCCAGGTGACCATGCTGGACGTCGAGGGCGACGGCGCCGCGGCGGTGCCGAGCGCCGCGGTCGCCAGCCGTGAGGAGGGTATTGCGCACAACTACTCCGGCGCCCGGCTGCTCAAGGAGCAGCGCTTCGACGCGGCCGCCTTTGTCACGTCGCCGGGCGGGCTGGCCGCCCTGCTGGTGGCTCCGCTGCTGCTGGCCGGGCTCTCCGGGTGGGCCGCGGTCCGCCGCCGCCGGCGACGATCGGCCAGCCCCGCCGCCGCCCTGAGCCGGCTGCGCCGCGCCCTGGAGGCAGGCGGAGACGCGGCGCACGCCGATCCATCGGAACAGCACCTCGCGCTGCGCAGCTACTTGGCCGATCGATTCGCGGCGGGTAGCCCCGTGCACGGCTTCGCCGACGTCGCCGGCCTCTTGCGCGAACGCGGCGTATCGGATCACCACGTCGAACAACTCCGCTTTCTGTTCGCGGGCCTGGAAGCGGCCCGCTACGGCGGCGGCGTGACCGCCGACGTGACGGCCGATCTGCGCGCCTGGGCTGCCGATGTGGAAGAGGAACTGCGCCGATGA
- a CDS encoding VWA domain-containing protein, with translation MPLIATGGALRFVHPEAFLLLWLLLPLAAALYLAGRARRRDARRFRAVPEQGTPPSGARPLLTVFTLTGMALLVIGIARPGWESSPTTVERRGRDVVFVVDTSRSMLAEDLAPNRLERAKLAILDAVEKLDGDRVALVAYAGSAVVKSPLTFDYGFFRMAVRQLSATSVSRGGSLLGDALRTVHDDVLDNQVREFKDVLLITDGGDHDSFPVEAAEALGQSGARILAIGLGDDTAGQPIPDLRRSGRADAVYVEHDGQIVLSALDADLLRAVAGATPAGRYVHWATGNLDLGRLYREMIAAAPGRLLEAEAVELINERFQIFLGLALLLFAVTAAVPDRLRLPRLFVGRLGDLRRRQRTPVVQPTAAARRRSTPHQVRGAASG, from the coding sequence ATGCCGCTCATTGCAACCGGCGGCGCGCTGCGCTTCGTGCATCCCGAGGCGTTCCTGTTGCTGTGGCTCCTGCTGCCGCTGGCGGCGGCGCTGTACCTGGCCGGGCGCGCCCGGCGGCGCGACGCCCGCCGCTTCCGCGCCGTGCCGGAGCAGGGGACGCCGCCGTCGGGCGCCCGCCCGCTGCTGACGGTCTTCACCTTGACCGGGATGGCACTGCTGGTGATCGGCATCGCCCGGCCCGGCTGGGAGTCGAGTCCCACCACCGTGGAGCGGCGCGGGCGCGACGTGGTGTTCGTGGTGGACACCTCGCGCAGCATGCTGGCCGAGGATCTGGCCCCCAACCGGCTGGAACGCGCCAAACTGGCGATCCTGGACGCGGTGGAGAAGTTGGACGGGGACCGGGTGGCGCTGGTGGCGTATGCCGGCAGCGCGGTGGTGAAGAGCCCGCTGACCTTCGACTACGGGTTCTTCCGCATGGCCGTGCGGCAACTGTCGGCAACCAGCGTGAGCCGCGGCGGGTCGCTGCTCGGCGATGCGTTGCGGACCGTACACGATGACGTACTTGACAACCAGGTACGCGAGTTCAAGGACGTGCTGCTGATCACCGACGGCGGCGACCACGACAGTTTCCCGGTCGAGGCCGCCGAGGCGCTCGGCCAGAGCGGTGCCCGGATCCTGGCCATCGGCCTCGGTGACGACACCGCGGGACAGCCGATCCCCGACCTGCGGCGGTCCGGGCGCGCCGACGCCGTCTACGTGGAGCATGACGGCCAGATCGTGCTCAGCGCGCTGGACGCCGACCTGCTGCGCGCGGTGGCCGGCGCCACCCCGGCGGGCCGCTACGTGCACTGGGCCACCGGCAACCTGGACCTGGGACGCCTGTACCGGGAGATGATCGCCGCCGCCCCGGGCCGCCTGCTGGAGGCGGAGGCGGTCGAACTGATCAACGAGCGGTTTCAGATCTTCCTCGGCCTCGCCCTGCTGCTGTTCGCCGTCACCGCCGCCGTGCCGGACCGGTTGCGGCTGCCGCGCCTGTTCGTGGGGCGCCTCGGCGACCTCAGGCGTCGTCAGCGCACACCGGTGGTTCAACCGACCGCGGCCGCTCGCCGACGCTCGACGCCTCACCAGGTACGGGGAGCGGCGTCCGGATGA
- a CDS encoding VWA domain-containing protein, giving the protein MQFEAPWAFLLAPVVAALPLLRHWAGRRQAGLTFSSAALPAAVTPSWRQRLAWLPLALQVASLLLLVVALARPREGQEQVVDVSRGVAIELVVDRSSSMRVPMAAGPDSPSRLQAAKAVLARFIRGDDSGLQGRSQDLIGLVTFARYAETILPLTLAHDAADGFLGGIELAGKGSAEDGTAIGDAIALAAARLHTAEEELRASGAAATYEIKSKVIVLLTDGINNTGTREPLAAAELARDWGITVHAIGIAADETVRSSGNTTLFRLGRREIDEAALRAIAETTGGLFRIAGDARALHEVYREIDALERSEIESVRYVSYRERFVPWALAAAACMFAAVLLSATVLRRSP; this is encoded by the coding sequence TTGCAGTTTGAAGCGCCGTGGGCGTTCCTGCTGGCACCGGTGGTGGCGGCGCTGCCGCTGCTGCGCCACTGGGCCGGGCGTCGGCAGGCCGGCCTGACCTTTTCCTCCGCGGCGTTGCCGGCCGCGGTGACGCCGTCGTGGCGGCAGCGGTTGGCGTGGCTGCCGCTGGCGCTGCAGGTCGCGTCCCTGCTGTTGCTGGTGGTGGCTCTGGCGCGCCCGCGCGAGGGGCAGGAGCAGGTGGTGGACGTGAGCCGCGGGGTGGCGATCGAGCTGGTAGTGGATCGCTCGTCGAGCATGCGGGTGCCGATGGCCGCCGGGCCGGACAGCCCGAGCCGCCTGCAGGCCGCCAAGGCGGTGCTCGCGCGGTTCATTCGCGGCGACGACTCCGGCCTGCAGGGGCGTTCCCAGGACCTTATTGGACTGGTCACCTTCGCCCGCTACGCAGAGACCATTTTGCCGCTCACCCTGGCCCACGACGCCGCCGACGGCTTCCTGGGCGGCATCGAGCTGGCCGGCAAGGGCAGCGCCGAGGACGGCACCGCGATCGGCGACGCCATCGCGCTGGCCGCCGCCCGCCTGCACACCGCCGAGGAAGAGCTGCGCGCGTCGGGCGCCGCCGCCACCTACGAGATCAAGAGCAAGGTGATCGTGCTGCTCACCGACGGCATCAACAACACCGGCACCCGCGAGCCGCTCGCCGCCGCCGAACTGGCGCGTGACTGGGGTATCACCGTGCACGCGATCGGCATTGCCGCGGACGAGACGGTCCGCTCCTCCGGCAACACCACCCTGTTCCGGCTCGGCCGTCGCGAGATCGATGAGGCGGCCCTGCGCGCCATCGCCGAGACCACCGGCGGCCTGTTCCGCATTGCCGGCGACGCGCGTGCGCTGCACGAGGTGTACCGCGAGATCGACGCCCTGGAGCGCAGCGAGATCGAGTCGGTGCGCTACGTGAGCTACCGCGAGCGCTTCGTGCCCTGGGCCCTGGCCGCCGCCGCGTGCATGTTCGCGGCCGTCCTGCTGAGCGCAACCGTGTTGCGCCGGAGCCCGTGA
- a CDS encoding DUF58 domain-containing protein — protein MARQIRYIQISARRAVDTVFGGEYASVFRGQGIEFQEVRDYQPGDEIRSIDWNVTARMGHPYVKRFVEERELTVLFVVDLSASGAFGSIAKSKTEVAAELTALLAFSAIRHNDRVGLVAFTGGVELFIPPKKGVTHVLRLVRELLFFEPEGTRTDIGAALRFVSRVQRRRATVFLVSDFLAADYEPALRLAAARHDLIAASIVDPHEMALPRAGLLDLQDAETGRRVLIDTSSRRVRADYERRGRERQQELSAQLRRLGVDQIPIHTDQSWTRDLVRFFKARERRAAGGR, from the coding sequence TTGGCGCGCCAGATTCGCTACATCCAGATCAGCGCCCGGCGCGCCGTGGACACCGTGTTCGGCGGCGAGTACGCAAGCGTCTTTCGGGGCCAGGGCATCGAGTTCCAGGAGGTGCGCGACTACCAGCCCGGCGACGAGATTCGCAGCATCGACTGGAACGTGACCGCGCGCATGGGGCACCCCTACGTGAAGCGCTTCGTGGAGGAACGCGAGCTGACAGTGTTGTTCGTGGTCGATCTGTCCGCTTCCGGAGCGTTTGGCTCCATCGCCAAGAGCAAGACCGAGGTGGCCGCGGAACTGACCGCGCTGCTGGCGTTCTCGGCAATCCGCCACAACGACCGCGTCGGCCTGGTTGCGTTCACCGGCGGCGTCGAACTGTTCATCCCGCCCAAGAAGGGGGTGACCCATGTGCTGCGACTGGTCCGGGAGCTGCTGTTCTTCGAGCCGGAGGGCACGCGCACCGACATCGGCGCCGCGCTGCGCTTCGTCAGCCGCGTGCAGCGGCGCCGGGCCACGGTGTTCCTGGTTTCCGACTTTCTCGCCGCGGACTACGAGCCGGCGCTGCGGCTGGCGGCGGCGCGGCACGACCTGATCGCCGCGTCGATCGTCGATCCGCACGAGATGGCGTTGCCGCGTGCCGGGCTGCTCGACCTGCAGGACGCGGAGACCGGTCGGCGGGTACTGATCGACACCTCCAGCCGCCGGGTGCGCGCGGACTACGAGCGGCGCGGGCGGGAGCGGCAGCAAGAGCTGTCCGCGCAATTGCGCCGGCTCGGGGTCGACCAGATTCCCATCCACACCGACCAGTCTTGGACGCGCGACTTGGTGCGATTCTTCAAGGCGCGCGAGCGGCGCGCCGCGGGCGGGCGGTAG
- a CDS encoding AAA family ATPase: protein MDVTQIGAQVERESGLLQGVRQQLEKVIIGQGYLLERLQIGLLCNAHLLIEGVPGLAKTLSITTLAQAINAHFRRIQFTPDLLPADLIGTLVYHPGSGEFTTKRGPIFANIILADEINRAPAKVQSALLEAMQERQVTIGDDSHALDDPFMVLATQNPIEQEGTYPLPEAQVDRFMLKVQVSYPSRDEELRILRQMARTAAAPRVEPILQPSDFGRLRALVERIHMEEKVEEYVVDVVYATREPATFGLELDGLIEYGASPRATIYLTLAAKAHALLHGRGYVTPQDVKTMAPDVLRHRVILSYEAEAEERTADDLVAEILDAVPVP from the coding sequence GTGGACGTCACGCAGATTGGCGCGCAGGTGGAGCGCGAGAGCGGGCTGCTGCAAGGGGTCCGCCAGCAGCTCGAGAAGGTGATCATTGGGCAGGGCTATCTGCTCGAACGGCTGCAGATCGGACTCCTTTGCAATGCCCACCTCCTGATCGAGGGAGTTCCGGGCCTCGCCAAGACGCTCTCCATCACTACCCTGGCGCAGGCGATCAACGCCCACTTCCGGCGCATCCAGTTCACGCCCGACCTGTTGCCTGCCGACCTGATCGGCACGCTGGTGTACCACCCCGGCAGCGGCGAGTTCACCACCAAGCGCGGGCCGATCTTCGCCAACATCATCCTCGCGGACGAGATCAACCGCGCCCCCGCCAAGGTGCAGAGCGCCCTGTTGGAGGCGATGCAGGAGCGGCAGGTGACCATCGGCGACGACAGCCACGCGCTCGACGATCCGTTCATGGTGCTGGCCACGCAGAATCCGATCGAGCAGGAAGGCACCTACCCGCTGCCGGAGGCGCAGGTGGACCGCTTCATGCTCAAGGTCCAGGTCAGCTATCCCAGCCGCGACGAGGAGTTGCGCATCCTGCGCCAGATGGCGCGCACCGCCGCGGCGCCGCGGGTGGAGCCGATTCTGCAGCCCTCCGACTTCGGCCGCCTGCGCGCCCTCGTGGAACGGATCCACATGGAGGAGAAGGTGGAGGAATATGTCGTCGACGTGGTGTACGCGACGCGCGAGCCGGCCACCTTCGGGCTGGAGCTGGACGGCCTGATAGAGTACGGCGCCTCGCCGCGTGCCACCATCTACCTGACCCTGGCCGCCAAGGCGCACGCCCTGTTGCACGGGCGTGGCTACGTGACGCCACAGGACGTCAAGACGATGGCGCCCGACGTGCTGCGCCACCGCGTCATACTCAGCTACGAGGCGGAAGCCGAGGAGCGCACCGCCGACGACCTGGTGGCGGAGATTCTGGACGCTGTCCCGGTGCCGTGA
- a CDS encoding aldo/keto reductase, with product MQTATLGRTGVELTRLGLGCAPIGDLLGSVSDATARDVMQSAWDAGVRYFDTSPFYGHGKSEHRLGEFLRGRPREQFKVSTKVGRVLRPTTRPDLLDQEYWRDPLPFTLHFDYSYDGIMRSYEDSLQRLGLGSVDLLVIHDLDQMFHHSEQRIAALMQEVATSGWRALDQLRSSGAVSGVGAGINFVGLIPRFLDLMELDFFLVAQDYNLLDHDVLDHDFPRCAAAGVRIIVGALFASGILATGGRGNATYRYAAPPPEVVQRVQAMAAVCHRHGVDLATAALQFPLAHPLVTAVIPGAARPEYVTGNVQRLQTPVPADLWTDLKSEALLRPDAPVPCG from the coding sequence ATGCAAACGGCAACCCTGGGGCGCACCGGCGTCGAACTCACCCGGCTCGGTCTCGGCTGCGCGCCGATCGGCGACCTGCTTGGCTCGGTCAGCGACGCGACCGCCCGGGATGTGATGCAGAGCGCCTGGGACGCTGGCGTTCGCTACTTTGACACCTCGCCTTTCTACGGCCACGGCAAAAGCGAACATCGCCTCGGCGAATTCCTGCGCGGCCGCCCGCGCGAACAGTTCAAGGTCTCCACCAAGGTGGGCCGCGTGCTGCGTCCCACCACCCGGCCCGACCTGCTCGACCAGGAGTACTGGCGCGACCCGCTGCCGTTCACGCTGCACTTCGACTACAGCTACGACGGCATCATGCGCTCCTACGAGGACAGCCTGCAGCGGCTCGGCCTCGGCTCGGTCGACCTGCTGGTGATCCACGATCTCGACCAGATGTTTCATCACTCCGAGCAGCGCATCGCCGCGCTGATGCAGGAAGTGGCCACCAGCGGCTGGCGTGCGCTCGACCAGTTGCGTTCAAGCGGCGCCGTCTCCGGGGTGGGCGCCGGCATCAACTTCGTCGGCCTGATTCCCCGTTTCCTGGACCTGATGGAGCTCGATTTCTTCCTGGTCGCCCAGGACTACAACCTGCTCGACCACGACGTGCTCGACCACGACTTCCCGCGCTGCGCCGCGGCCGGCGTGAGGATCATCGTCGGCGCCCTGTTTGCCTCCGGCATCCTGGCCACCGGGGGCCGCGGCAACGCCACCTACCGCTACGCCGCCCCGCCGCCCGAAGTGGTGCAGCGCGTGCAGGCGATGGCGGCGGTGTGCCACCGCCACGGCGTCGACCTGGCCACCGCCGCCCTGCAGTTCCCCCTCGCCCACCCGCTTGTCACCGCCGTCATCCCTGGCGCCGCCCGCCCCGAATACGTCACCGGCAACGTCCAGCGCCTGCAAACCCCCGTCCCCGCCGACCTCTGGACCGACCTCAAGTCCGAAGCCCTGCTCCGTCCCGACGCTCCCGTACCGTGCGGCTGA
- a CDS encoding NAD(P)-dependent oxidoreductase: MNVLILGGNGMMGPWVIEALAGRHTLRVTDINEAPPDFAHEYRRLSVADRDGVAAAAEGMDAIVNLSVLREDRTQAFEVNVQGNYNLAVAAVRHGIRRIVNTGPHYQLAGQQYEDWDFDLNPDMPPQPGTRLYALTKALGQEVLRVFSERHDLYVQTLLFMGMRHPGTWLWNRHQPGDKAILGQDLERPFVIAWPDTGTAVRAALEVELARLPSRCETYFTFARSPHRKFSSDKIARILGWQPAYHLEQFWIRPPDETG; this comes from the coding sequence ATGAACGTGCTCATTCTCGGTGGCAACGGCATGATGGGTCCTTGGGTGATCGAAGCGCTCGCTGGCCGGCATACCCTGCGCGTGACCGACATCAACGAGGCGCCGCCCGACTTCGCTCACGAGTACCGTCGCCTGAGCGTCGCCGACCGGGACGGCGTGGCCGCGGCCGCGGAGGGGATGGACGCCATCGTCAACCTGTCGGTGCTGCGGGAAGACCGGACGCAGGCGTTCGAGGTGAACGTGCAGGGCAACTACAACCTGGCGGTGGCGGCGGTCCGGCACGGCATCCGGCGCATCGTCAACACCGGCCCCCACTACCAGCTCGCCGGCCAGCAGTACGAGGACTGGGACTTCGACCTGAACCCGGACATGCCGCCGCAGCCGGGCACCCGCCTGTACGCGCTCACCAAGGCGCTCGGCCAGGAGGTGCTGCGCGTGTTCAGCGAGCGGCATGACCTGTACGTGCAGACGCTGCTGTTCATGGGCATGCGCCACCCCGGCACCTGGCTATGGAACCGCCACCAACCCGGTGACAAAGCAATCCTCGGCCAGGACCTGGAGCGGCCGTTCGTGATCGCCTGGCCCGACACCGGGACCGCCGTGCGCGCCGCCCTGGAGGTCGAGTTGGCCCGCCTGCCGTCACGCTGCGAGACCTACTTCACGTTCGCCCGCAGCCCCCACCGCAAGTTCTCCAGCGACAAGATCGCCCGCATCCTCGGCTGGCAACCCGCCTACCACCTCGAACAGTTCTGGATCCGCCCCCCCGACGAGACCGGCTGA